In the genome of Myxococcus stipitatus, one region contains:
- a CDS encoding GNAT family N-acetyltransferase encodes MRRRTAPHDPAWRYEQGEGVVRALGPSPSPFDNSVCWADTDEGNADGVIQAQVEHFRALGRAFMWKVYDQDAPDDLEARLLRAGFQVESRVSLAVFDTACPLPPASTRGGVELRRVESASGLRAAMEVQEVVWKQDCQWLLQSLTEELRTQPELLRVFVGWAGEKPVCSSWLRIDEGTPFASLWGGSVHPDFRGQGLYRAMVAARAEEARQRGITYLHVEAGDMSRPILERLGFQVLSRVARCIYRPPGIP; translated from the coding sequence GTGAGGCGCCGCACGGCTCCCCATGACCCCGCCTGGCGCTACGAGCAGGGTGAGGGAGTCGTGCGTGCGCTGGGCCCTTCACCGTCGCCCTTCGACAACTCGGTGTGCTGGGCGGACACGGACGAAGGGAACGCCGACGGGGTCATCCAGGCGCAAGTGGAGCACTTCCGCGCGTTGGGGCGCGCGTTCATGTGGAAGGTCTACGACCAGGATGCACCGGATGACCTCGAGGCCCGGCTGCTCCGCGCGGGCTTCCAGGTCGAGTCCCGGGTGTCCCTGGCCGTGTTCGACACCGCCTGCCCGCTGCCTCCGGCCTCGACCCGGGGGGGCGTGGAGCTCCGGCGCGTGGAGTCCGCCTCGGGGCTCCGGGCGGCCATGGAGGTCCAGGAGGTTGTCTGGAAGCAGGACTGCCAATGGCTGCTCCAATCCCTGACCGAGGAGCTGCGAACCCAGCCGGAGCTGCTGCGCGTCTTCGTGGGCTGGGCGGGAGAAAAGCCCGTGTGCTCGAGCTGGCTCCGCATCGACGAGGGAACCCCCTTCGCGAGCCTCTGGGGTGGCTCGGTCCACCCGGACTTCCGAGGCCAGGGCCTCTATCGCGCCATGGTGGCGGCACGCGCCGAGGAGGCTCGCCAGCGCGGCATCACCTACCTCCATGTCGAGGCAGGTGACATGAGCCGCCCCATCCTGGAGCGCCTGGGGTTCCAGGTGCTCTCGCGGGTCGCCCGGTGCATCTATCGGCCACCGGGCATCCCGTGA
- a CDS encoding class I SAM-dependent methyltransferase, protein MWNERYSDAFASYGTEPNDFLREVAARIPDGPVLCLAEGEGRNAVFMAQRGHAVTAVDLSEVGLANAAKLASERGVALTTVLADLGEYDLGEARWAGIVSIWAHVPPAIRARLHAACVRALRPGGAFVLEAYTPRQLERPGKGGPSDVSLLMTPQALRAELAGLRLERCVEVDREVSEGRFHQGPSTTVQVLGFKPGP, encoded by the coding sequence ATGTGGAATGAACGTTACTCGGACGCATTCGCCTCGTACGGCACGGAGCCGAACGACTTCCTGCGCGAGGTCGCCGCGCGGATTCCAGACGGCCCGGTGCTCTGTCTGGCGGAAGGGGAGGGCAGGAACGCTGTCTTCATGGCGCAGCGGGGCCATGCCGTCACGGCCGTGGACCTGTCGGAGGTCGGGCTGGCCAACGCGGCGAAGCTCGCATCGGAGCGAGGCGTCGCGCTCACCACCGTCCTGGCGGACCTGGGGGAGTACGACCTGGGCGAGGCGCGCTGGGCGGGCATCGTCTCCATCTGGGCGCATGTCCCTCCGGCGATTCGCGCGCGGCTCCATGCGGCGTGTGTCAGGGCGCTGCGGCCGGGGGGCGCCTTCGTGCTCGAGGCCTACACGCCGCGCCAGCTCGAGCGGCCAGGGAAGGGCGGCCCGTCGGACGTGTCGCTGCTGATGACACCCCAGGCCCTGCGGGCGGAGCTCGCGGGCCTGCGCCTGGAGCGCTGCGTGGAGGTCGACCGCGAGGTCTCCGAGGGGCGCTTCCACCAAGGCCCGAGCACCACGGTGCAGGTGCTGGGCTTCAAGCCCGGGCCGTGA
- a CDS encoding class I SAM-dependent methyltransferase: MAHEHPIPATHHPVPGFGADRAAHYDAQAAISLAGFQAVYELGVSALTAQLDGQDSASLLFVGLGTGAELLPYTRFDVPGWSFTGVEPSEPMLDVARKRLASEGILSRTRLHLGELHTLPPGPPFDGAQLMGVLHHVEGDAARLSLLREVTRRLKPGAPLVLGCRIGKDPELSNIELRRWRAYGIPLEDLERKRHHLATMRPIESDDALFSLLAQSGLVSPRTLFVSLQFKVFLARFEPGAAV, from the coding sequence GTGGCCCATGAACATCCCATCCCCGCAACCCACCACCCCGTCCCGGGCTTCGGTGCCGACCGCGCGGCCCACTACGACGCCCAGGCCGCCATCAGCCTCGCGGGCTTCCAGGCCGTGTATGAGCTGGGCGTCAGCGCGCTGACCGCGCAGCTGGATGGCCAGGACTCGGCCTCGCTGCTCTTCGTGGGGCTGGGCACGGGCGCGGAGTTGTTGCCGTACACCCGCTTCGACGTGCCGGGCTGGAGCTTCACCGGCGTGGAGCCTTCCGAGCCCATGCTCGACGTGGCTCGCAAGCGACTGGCCTCGGAGGGAATCCTCTCGCGGACGCGGCTGCACCTCGGTGAGCTGCACACCCTGCCTCCGGGTCCGCCGTTCGATGGGGCGCAGCTGATGGGGGTGTTGCACCACGTGGAGGGTGACGCGGCGCGGCTCTCGCTGCTGCGCGAGGTGACCCGGCGGCTCAAGCCCGGCGCGCCGCTGGTCCTCGGGTGCCGCATCGGCAAGGACCCCGAGCTGTCCAACATCGAGCTGCGCCGGTGGCGGGCTTACGGCATTCCGCTGGAGGACCTGGAGCGCAAGCGCCATCACCTGGCGACGATGCGGCCCATCGAGTCCGATGACGCGCTGTTCTCCCTGCTCGCGCAGAGCGGGCTCGTGTCGCCGCGCACGCTCTTCGTATCGCTCCAGTTCAAGGTCTTCCTCGCGCGCTTCGAGCCCGGGGCCGCTGTCTGA
- a CDS encoding serine hydrolase — translation MANDDVNGSTPKAPPRMARRTLLRGLGAAGVGAAITGTGPRAEAAPQPPRPRATATPQAPTSSGEITADGVTRALAVLDDIVKKDKAATTVPGIAVAVVYDGVVRYLKGFGDRQAGVAGDVDPDTVFQLASVSKPLSSTVIAAALTRQLAKVGWNDAVQTVRPSFALADPWVSQHVTAADLFSHRSGLPDHVGDLLEDLGYTGEQIISKLSLYPLARFRDSYAYTNYGLTAGALAMAAATGRSWQDLAREVLFVPLGMTSSSFSFAELQASKNRAALHTLVNGQWKPDLGANNDGQAPAGGGNASVRDISRWLTMVLAGGNFPGLPTPLIAAAELQTIWKPSSVIHGPTELGGRSSFYGLGWNVDYENTGELRLSHSGAFERGASTAITVFPSKKLGIAVLTNSNPRGVPEAIAAEFVDVVRYGASTRDWLAYIAPFVAEPVTEDQTKYSKPAVNPTPPRNLNAYVGTYPNRLYGDLTVSQRDGALSFTVGPKAERFALMHYSGDDFYFQTTGENATGFSGALFAATRNRVTSVTINAWNRDKLGVFTRR, via the coding sequence ATGGCGAACGACGATGTGAATGGCTCAACACCCAAGGCCCCACCCCGCATGGCGCGCAGGACGCTGCTGCGAGGCCTGGGAGCCGCCGGAGTCGGTGCCGCCATCACCGGGACCGGTCCGCGCGCGGAAGCCGCCCCGCAGCCGCCTCGTCCCCGCGCCACCGCGACACCCCAGGCCCCCACGTCCTCCGGCGAAATCACCGCGGACGGCGTGACGCGCGCGCTGGCCGTCCTCGATGACATCGTGAAGAAGGACAAGGCCGCGACCACCGTGCCTGGAATCGCGGTCGCCGTGGTCTACGACGGCGTGGTCCGCTACCTCAAAGGGTTCGGTGACCGGCAGGCCGGTGTCGCGGGAGATGTGGACCCGGACACCGTGTTCCAGCTCGCGTCCGTCTCCAAGCCCTTGAGCTCCACGGTCATCGCCGCCGCGCTGACGCGGCAGCTGGCCAAGGTCGGCTGGAACGACGCCGTGCAGACGGTGCGCCCGAGCTTCGCCCTGGCCGACCCCTGGGTGAGCCAGCACGTCACGGCCGCGGACCTGTTCTCACATCGCAGTGGCCTGCCAGACCACGTGGGGGACCTGCTCGAGGACCTGGGCTACACCGGAGAGCAGATCATCTCGAAGCTGTCGCTGTATCCGCTGGCGAGGTTCCGCGACTCGTATGCCTATACCAACTACGGCCTGACCGCCGGGGCCCTGGCGATGGCCGCGGCGACGGGGCGCTCGTGGCAGGACCTGGCGCGCGAGGTGCTCTTCGTGCCGCTGGGGATGACCTCCTCCAGCTTCTCCTTCGCGGAGCTCCAGGCGAGCAAGAACCGCGCGGCGCTGCACACCCTGGTGAACGGCCAATGGAAGCCGGACCTGGGCGCGAACAACGACGGGCAGGCGCCCGCGGGCGGCGGCAACGCCTCCGTGCGGGACATCTCCCGGTGGCTGACGATGGTGCTCGCCGGAGGCAACTTCCCGGGGCTGCCCACCCCGCTGATTGCCGCCGCGGAGCTTCAGACCATCTGGAAGCCCAGCAGCGTCATCCACGGTCCGACGGAGCTCGGCGGCCGGAGCAGCTTCTACGGCCTGGGCTGGAACGTGGACTACGAGAACACGGGAGAGCTGAGGCTGAGCCACTCGGGGGCCTTCGAGCGCGGCGCCTCGACGGCCATCACCGTGTTCCCCTCCAAGAAGCTGGGCATCGCGGTGCTCACGAACTCGAACCCTCGCGGCGTCCCCGAAGCCATCGCCGCCGAGTTCGTCGACGTCGTGCGCTACGGCGCCTCGACGCGGGACTGGCTGGCCTACATCGCGCCCTTCGTGGCCGAGCCGGTGACGGAGGACCAGACGAAGTACTCCAAGCCCGCGGTGAACCCGACGCCCCCACGCAACCTGAACGCCTACGTCGGCACGTACCCGAACCGCCTCTACGGCGACCTCACCGTGTCGCAGCGCGATGGGGCGCTCTCGTTCACCGTGGGGCCCAAGGCGGAGCGCTTCGCGCTCATGCACTACAGCGGTGACGACTTCTACTTCCAGACCACGGGCGAGAACGCGACCGGGTTCTCGGGGGCGCTGTTCGCGGCGACCCGGAACCGCGTCACCTCGGTGACCATCAACGCCTGGAACCGAGACAAGCTGGGTGTATTCACCCGTCGCTAG
- a CDS encoding M57 family metalloprotease, with product MLDLRSMAVLAGVSLLGSACGGPEASVPEKDVTGMTYEEFRKVTFQEPESGVFIAFGDQAYESEELLREAFEQANSGLDTHRGALAVYYSGGKDVKWSASAALNITYCVSSGFGSNYSKVVSAMNTATSAWEGAGRINFIHVSAQDSNCTARNNNVVFDVSPVNVNGQYLARAFFPNSSRRSRNVLIDNSSFSSGAPGLDGILRHELGHTLGFRHEHTRPEAGVCFEDNQWRGLTPYDSSSVMHYPQCNGTNTWNLTLTNLDKQGAGILYP from the coding sequence ATGCTCGATCTGCGTTCCATGGCCGTGCTGGCGGGTGTCTCGTTGCTTGGCTCCGCGTGTGGAGGCCCCGAGGCTTCCGTGCCGGAGAAGGACGTCACCGGAATGACCTATGAGGAGTTCCGGAAGGTCACCTTCCAGGAGCCCGAGTCGGGCGTCTTCATCGCCTTTGGCGACCAGGCCTATGAGAGCGAGGAGCTGCTGCGCGAGGCCTTCGAGCAGGCGAACTCCGGCCTGGACACCCACCGTGGCGCGCTGGCTGTCTATTACTCCGGTGGCAAGGACGTGAAGTGGAGCGCGAGCGCGGCGCTCAACATCACCTACTGCGTGAGCAGCGGGTTCGGGAGCAACTACAGCAAGGTCGTCAGCGCGATGAACACCGCGACGAGCGCGTGGGAGGGCGCCGGCCGCATCAACTTCATCCACGTGTCCGCGCAAGACTCGAACTGCACGGCGCGCAACAACAACGTCGTGTTCGACGTGAGCCCCGTGAACGTGAATGGCCAGTACCTGGCGCGTGCCTTCTTCCCCAACTCCAGCCGCCGCAGCCGCAACGTCCTCATCGACAACTCGTCCTTCTCCTCGGGCGCCCCGGGCCTGGACGGAATCCTGCGCCACGAGCTGGGCCACACGCTCGGCTTCCGCCACGAGCACACCCGCCCCGAGGCGGGCGTCTGCTTCGAGGACAATCAGTGGCGGGGACTGACGCCCTATGACTCCAGCTCCGTCATGCACTATCCGCAGTGCAACGGCACGAACACCTGGAACCTCACGCTGACGAACCTGGACAAGCAGGGCGCGGGCATCCTCTACCCGTAG
- a CDS encoding RidA family protein encodes MGQSTDAPKKPAFLLTNPKGLFDPAPYGFSHVAQVASDTRLIFLAGQGGETETGALQPDFGLQVRQAFQNVRTALASAGAGVSDVAKLTLLVVDHTQDKLRVIGAELDRVWTEGLKPTCTLIPVPRLALDGMLFEVEAVAVVRG; translated from the coding sequence ATGGGACAGAGCACGGACGCGCCGAAGAAGCCCGCATTCCTCTTGACGAACCCGAAGGGGTTGTTCGACCCGGCGCCCTACGGCTTCTCGCACGTGGCCCAGGTGGCCTCGGACACGCGGCTCATCTTCCTCGCGGGACAGGGTGGGGAGACGGAGACGGGGGCGCTCCAGCCTGACTTCGGTCTCCAGGTGCGGCAGGCATTCCAGAACGTCCGCACGGCCCTGGCGTCCGCGGGGGCGGGCGTGAGCGACGTCGCCAAGCTCACGTTGCTCGTGGTGGACCACACCCAGGACAAGCTCCGTGTCATCGGCGCGGAGCTTGACCGGGTGTGGACGGAAGGACTGAAACCGACGTGTACGCTCATCCCCGTGCCTCGGCTGGCACTGGACGGGATGCTGTTCGAAGTCGAAGCGGTCGCCGTCGTGCGTGGCTGA